A DNA window from Vigna unguiculata cultivar IT97K-499-35 chromosome 10, ASM411807v1, whole genome shotgun sequence contains the following coding sequences:
- the LOC114165118 gene encoding circumsporozoite protein-like — protein MRKSNKNAFEIYLKENRGATIAAKERKCSRGGRGTPGTLAERQREGRDSGSSLAWWWTDARRDGARARVVVSRGGGWRRDDTAAVAGGGSRGGGWRRDETAAVAGGGSRGGSRGGGWRRDETAVAGGGSRGGSRGGGRRLAWWQEARGRRNLQRRNAAARARKKRGSVLSPNQRIWPRFHVEPRHITTLWPRFPNNRGLSPIFGTGFS, from the exons atGCG aaaatcaaacaaaaacgcgTTCGAAATTTACCTTAAAGAAAATCGCGGCGCGACAATTGCGGCAAAAGAACGAAAGTGTTCGCGTGGTGGTAGAGGGACGCCTGGAACACTtgcagagagacagagagagggaCGAGACAGCGGCAGTAgtctcgcgtggtggtggacGGACGCCAGACGAGACGGCGCAAGAGCTCGCGTGGTggtctcgcgtggtggtggctgGAGGCGCGACGACACAGCGGCAGTGGCTGGTggaggctcgcgtggtggtggctgGAGGCGCGACGAGACAGCGGCGGTGGCTGGTGGAGGCTCGCGTggaggctcgcgtggtggtggctgGAGGCGCGACGAGACTGCGGTGGCTGGTGGAGGGTCGCGTggaggctcgcgtggtggtggcaGGAGGCTCGCGTGGTGGCAGGAGGCTCGTGGTCGCCGGAATTTGCAGAGGAGAAATGCAGCtgcgcgcgcgaggaagaagagggGTTCTGTTTTGAGCCCTAATCAAAggatatggcctcggttccacgtagaaccgaggcatataaccaCTCTTTGGCCTCGGTTTCCAAACAACCGAGGCCTATCACCCATCTTTGGCACCGGCTTCTCCTAA